The Ktedonobacterales bacterium genome contains the following window.
TGATGGGTATTTCTACTTTCATTCACATATACGTAAAAGTTACGCCAAAAGTTGCATACCTCCAGGGGGTACCTTGCTTCCCCATTCCCCGCGCAGCGCCCTCCCCAGGGCAGGCGCTCGCCCCTCCTGGCCCGTTTTCTGCCACAGCCCCCCACGCCCGCGCCGGACGGGATAACTCCTCAGTCGTCAAGGAAAAGAAGGCGTCAGCATGGATACAGGCCAGCAAGACCCTGGGATACGAAACCAGTTAGCAAGAGTTAGTTGGCGCTATCGCCCACTGAAGGCAATGCGCAAGTGGAACATACATCTGATTGACCTGCTCATCCTGGCGGGCGTCACCTTGATCGCAGCTATCGTACTCACACATGGAGATGCTGCGCCAGCCGCGTCCAGGCCGACATCCCAGCAGAGCATCCGTAATGTCATCGAAGCGCCGCCAACGACGGGCGTTCCGCCAGCCTGCCCAACCCTGCGGCCCGACCCCAGCTTCGGAGTCAGCCTGATCGACACGCAGACCGGCCAGCCGCTGTGTGAGCATAACCCCGACGGCATCGCTCAGCCAGCCTCAACCACCAAGGTGATGGCTGCCTTGCTCACCGCCAAATATCTGCAAGCGCGGCGTCTGAGCCTTGATACGCTGATTACTGTGCAGCCAATTGATAAACAGGTGGAGTGGGATGCCGCAGTAGCCTATCTTCAGGCAGGCCACAGCTACAGCGTGCGCGTCCTCCTCTATATGGCCTCCATCCTCAGCGCCGCCGACGCCGTCATGGTTCTGGCTCGTTTTGTCGCCGGATCACGCCAGGGCTTCCTGGCTCTGATGAACGACCAGGCGCGGCTGCTGGGCATGCGGCACACCCACTACACCAGCCCCTATGGCTACGCCAGCACCCCGCCCGATCACTGGCAGCAGGGCGAGCAGGCATCAGTCGGCAACTACTCCAGCGCCCACGATATGGCGCTGATGATGGCCGCCTTCGCAAAGTACCCCGATGTCGTCACGATCTTTGGGGCCAGCGCCTATCACCAGGGAGGCATCTGGCTGAGCCGTTCAAGCGGCTATGTCATCACCGATAGCTGGATCGGACTCAGCACAGCGGCTGGCGAACGCGGGAAAAACCTGCACCTGCCCTTCCAGGTGCTGGCCGTGAAAAAAGGCTGCATGTGGTGTGGGGAGTCCTATCACAAGCTCTCCTATGTCATGCTGGTACGCTTTCAGCAAGCGGTTGTCGCGGCAGCCTTCCTGTACACCACGCAGAATTACTCTGCCCCGTCTGTCGGTGATATGCTGGCGACCCTGCTCTGGGCGTTCCACCAGTGCGATCAGCCCGCCTACAGCGGCTATTGCCAGTGATGGGAGCGTGATGCAGGGGGAATATGAGCGCGCGCGAAAGACGCGATATTATTCGCTTGTTTTGGGCGACACATTCGTCGCATGTGCCGCCCCCTCCGGCTCGGCATGCACCACCGCGTCCATCACTTCCGGTATCCGGCGCTGAATCTCTGTGCTGACCTGATGGGCAATATCATGGGCTGCTTGAATCGAAATATCGGGGTCCAGAGCCACGGCTATATCCAGCAGCACGCGCTTCCCGGCCACCCGCGCGCG
Protein-coding sequences here:
- a CDS encoding serine hydrolase; the encoded protein is MDTGQQDPGIRNQLARVSWRYRPLKAMRKWNIHLIDLLILAGVTLIAAIVLTHGDAAPAASRPTSQQSIRNVIEAPPTTGVPPACPTLRPDPSFGVSLIDTQTGQPLCEHNPDGIAQPASTTKVMAALLTAKYLQARRLSLDTLITVQPIDKQVEWDAAVAYLQAGHSYSVRVLLYMASILSAADAVMVLARFVAGSRQGFLALMNDQARLLGMRHTHYTSPYGYASTPPDHWQQGEQASVGNYSSAHDMALMMAAFAKYPDVVTIFGASAYHQGGIWLSRSSGYVITDSWIGLSTAAGERGKNLHLPFQVLAVKKGCMWCGESYHKLSYVMLVRFQQAVVAAAFLYTTQNYSAPSVGDMLATLLWAFHQCDQPAYSGYCQ